Genomic segment of Ischnura elegans chromosome 12, ioIscEleg1.1, whole genome shotgun sequence:
CAGtataatatctctgagctatcgatacaAATTGATCGAttaaatgattaataataatCTTTTGGCGAGAATATGAAGGAATCAACATTGAAATCGCAATAAATTCTGACAAGTTTATCATTTGCACCTTAGAAGAATTTCATAGTGATCTGCCCAATTCTTTTTGAAGTTTTAcctgtaatttttaaattgcctTGTTTTGTATCCACCTGTGcacttgaaatacatttgaattttaaaaattctgtattttttattattccaatataatatttacttttcacATTTCGTTTCAGCATATTACTGTGACATCTATTTTGTaggcttttagaaaaaaattctttttatttctttagatATGTATCTGGCGAATCTGCCATCACTCATTAAGCTTTCACGTTATACGGTTTGTTTCGACTAAACTGGACTGATATTTCACAATTTTGTGAATGAGATAATAGTACCCATATCCCTATTGAAGTTGATTGTGAAAGTATTGGTTTTAAGAGAATCAGGTTACTATATATGTGTATAAAGAATGGCAGATACATTGCCGAGGCTAGGACTGGGAAGAATTGTTGCTGCAGATAGGGTGGCACGAGACATTGTTGGGCTCTTCAGGCATCGTAAAAACTTCTATATACATTCTTAGCATGATTGGCGGAGAGGATACTAAGTAGTACATTTCAATTGAAATCCTTCTACTGCAAGGTAGTGATGTCATTTGATGACACGGTATAGCTCATGAATGTAATTAAGTAGCTGTTGGAACTTAGTATAAGTAGTGATTAACAGGTATCTTCTGGGTAACTCAATGGAAATATTACCATAAGCTTACCTCTCATACCCCAACTGAAGGAACTGAGACCTGGTATTGTCGAAAATTTAGTGTTATGCACACATCATTCAGATAAGTTTACTGTTGGTAGTGGCATAATCAAGGTTACTTGTTCACAAGAATGTTACTATCAACTAAAAAAAGGATTAGTACAGCACCTTGTTCTTTACGTTAGTGAGGCCAATACTGATAGAACAGGGCCATAGATGTCTCGCTAGGGTCAGACACCTTATTCACTCCTGCATTGGACACTACaacacagctaagaattaaggctggggggattataggcgcaactaatactttggggtgtgggggtattgcttAGCCACCGGAGTAAGTGGGAGTTAAGGGGGCCCTTGtccagaaaatttaaagattaatggttcaaaatgactagttttatcACTTTaggagagatatttgattaatcctaacactattctttaagtaatattaatccattaagtAGAATGgatgacacttaaaaatttttcagagctccggggggggggggggggttatcccccaaaccccaccTCCCCCACTGCAACTACAAACCGAGGCCTGTCTCGAAGATATAATTACACGCACGCACTGGTTTTCAAATCCTCGACCATAGAGAAGACTGACTATAAATAATAGCAGGTTCGTGATGCGTATAAGAGAAGATAACCCTTGACAATGTAATTAATTATGTTGGtagagaaatttcaattgaaCCAGAATTAGGCTTAAGATTACCTTTGCAATGATTCATCAACTGCACACATGAATATGCAATGATGCAGCACTGGACTTGAACCCATCTTGTTACCAGCAAGCCTAAAGCATAATTGCAATACATACCTGCTCTTAACCTAATATCTAAAATGAAACTAAATATCACAGTGAAGCTTAGAGATGTATCACACATCATTGCACATAGGATTTCATGTTCATGGAGAAAGGTTGGAAAGATTAAAGAATACATTGCtcttaaatgaataatttattattctgaCAGAATCACAGACAATCACTTATAACAACACAGACAAGACAATGAACCACAGACAATACATAAAACATTTACTTTTCTGCCAATCTCTTCAGGAGTGCCAGGTACTGGTCTTGGCGGGCAATCACCTCCTCATGTTGCCGCCTCCTCTCTTCGTGCTGGACCCGCCTCTCCTCCCTGTTCTCCTTCAGGGACTCCAACAGCGCGGCCACCCCGTCATCCCTTGACCTCTTGCCTGGAAGCCGTAAAATCATAACATTAGCTTTATACTTTAATATCAATGAATCTTCTCAAACAGAATGTTGCAAATATAAGTATCACTATAGGGAAGGACTATCAGCATGAAAAACAAAGAATGACAACATTTGTGAACGATAACACTAGGGatctaacattaaaaatataagataaCTAATTACTTTAGTAAGCTTTAGTCACTTGGTTCACACAGCTACCTATTCACAAGCcttccaaatacaaatattaacATGAAAGTTTCTGTGACTTACGGGAGTTCTGAGTGGGGGACGGAAGCCCGGATGGCTCCGGCATGGCATCAGACTCCAAAGTCATTACCGGAGCCACCCAAGGCTTCTCTGCAAATATTCCATCCATCAactgaaataaaggaaaatttagaTAATCATATAATAATACACATATTAAAGACAAAAATGTGAATGCAAGGTGGCCATGAATAGACAAAGAAATTCTCCAAGACTTACATCAAAATATGTCCACGTCCGTCTCCCACTGCCACTGCGGCCGTTTGAGTCTTTGATGCTTTTATAGGTTTTTTTCATTCCGTTTACCTTGCTTTTGCATTGAGCCCCAGAAACGTTGATGGCCCGGGCCTGCATCACTGATGCTATCTTCTCCCACATCTTCTTGGCGGAGACCTTCTTGTTCTGGCATATCTTTTCCTCTTCGCGGAAGGTCTCCACCAAGAGAAGGATAGCATTGTGGCCCCAGCGGAAGCCATCTGTAAAGAAATAAAGTCATTACGGACTTCATCCACACAAATCCCCACAAGCCAACATAGGGAGTTAGGGAAAGTATCacttgtgcccccctcccccctgagAGGGGGTCGCCACCCaaggccatcccattccccccctGAGCATATTCCTAGCTAGTTACACCACGTATACAATGTATGTACGTACCATCGTCCTGGGGCTCAGGAGCAGCTTCACTGCAGCCTTCTCCGTCATGAAGATCCTGTGCCACGGCCCCCCCGGAATGCTctaaaatgagaaatgccaggaTTAGTTAAACAacattaaaatactaaaaaatcaatgaatacgTTATTACTTCTAATTCCTTATCGCTATCAGGAACTGAATCGCGCGAAGCGAAGAtccgaaaaaatttcaatgggcATTGTGATAACTATATACCTAGCAACAACACAGTAAATGTAATGAATATCAGTCGCTGAGGCATGTATGAGGCATGCAATGTATTCAGAGGCTCAAATTTTATGCGAGCCCCAAATTATTATGGTAGACCGAACctcaatcacaaaaatatataaattaattgcCACACTGATGTTTAATATAACCTCTTCCCCTCGTACAATTATGAATATGAATATATTGCTATAGTACAACAATGTAGTGGTAATTAAAAGCAATACTGGTGTAATGATATGGATAGCACGTGGGAATAAATTGTTCACGCGACAATCGTGGATGATTACTATGTGTTAAGATACAATTGATTGATATACGAGACAAGTTACAAACACAATGCAACAAACTGAATGGTTAGATCGGAAAGTCCTCTCAACGCATGCGATTAAATTAGAAGTCGTAATTTACCTCCAATTTACACAATCTCAAACTTAAATAAGTAGTACATCCAAATGACAAATGGAAATGACTGgtgaaataaaatactgaataacAAACGGAATCCTTCGATCGGAAAGTTTACTGAACACGTGTCTTTAAATTAGATGTCGTACACTATCTCCATTTCACACAATCTCAAGGTTAAGTAAGTAATaccagagaggagaagagagggccaGCCCTTATGGGGAAAAGGATATACATTTGTTGTTGTGAATTGCTGTCGAGAGAGGGCAGTGGCGTACTCTCGCACGGGGAAGCTGACCTTGGGTCCTCTCCGTCCCTTCTTTCCCCTCAAAAACTGTTTGACGGGGGGACACTCGTGACATTCGACACCTCGGTCCGACGGGAGACGAAATCAGATCGGGCTGTGTGAGGGAGAGAGCTGTTGGGACAAAAGAAGCATggataggagggatttttttatcgcctggcgagctgcgtcttccacaaATCCTTCCCTCATCTCTCTGCTTGGCTCTTcccgttactactgaaaacacttacaacatgcagctgtgaataactgttgaaacagtctcatacagttcaaagaatgcggtccgaaggcaagagagaaaaaaatttcagggcACCGGGACCCCCGATTTGatggttataagtgaaaaatgaagcatccttcattattgaaaactcaaaattatgtaatctaaccTTGAATTAATCATCGCTTCCGCAAAACATCCATTTGTCCGAAAGTACagattcttaaattctgaatgcttcTCCATTCCGGGTCATATTCCTTTAGGGTATTTTGTTctatattgataaactaaacgaataagctatcagtgagaaaacttcagggaagtatccagggatttttatgacattttaagAGGAGATATgcacgaatatcgaatggacgttcagaggatttcaatataagacaaggtctcaggcgttattttatggaattgcttcatgttcaatgaaataaaacatagttattttatttcatataactgcggattttatattcagcaatgtgagactcaatgagtcctttgacgaagttctgcaaccttccgcaatacggtactggcaccaaggcaaatttgaaagataataacgtttatagtattttgtcggaagaaataagccactttgtgaaacttattgggctccattaaatgaggcaattaaatattatccgCTGATAAGTTGACGAGTTaagaccaatccggagtcaaccccaccaggcgggaaactaccagccaatcccgaggaacctgaccggaggagggcagcatataagcaggcccattcccgcatcacagcatccagtagccctgatgatgagcgccgagtcggagctcgaaacgtcggccattatgaagcctttaacccggtgggaaacccgagagaagtttactcacatcattcgccgggaaagcatcaaatctttcttcactcgcttccagtgcttcggagcactgggagcttgtactggactacgccctaaAAGGTACAAAGGAAAGCAGCGGTAGGTTCCAACGAAAATAATTCAGTCTGGAAGGATTATCATGATGAAAATGTCGCGATGCACGTATGCGTAACTTGGATCGGAAGAGAATATGGAATACATCCACCACGTAAAGTCTCCAAGTTTCGATttagattctattttttccgaatttatttctaattaatattTTCGTGATTCCAGGGAGCCAGATTCAATCAACGGGAAATCAATCGCGGATGTGGAGTATTGGGCTTATCATTGGCTGCCAATGCTAGGACTTTGTTGGAATCACCTCGGAGTTCAGTCAGAGTTGGGAAAGACACCAGCTAAACCCACAAAAGTGGAAGCAATGGATGAACCACCGAATTAGCACCTGTGATTTCCAGCGATAATTTGTGCAATGTAATGAacattttgatgaattaaattaaaactttgttttcCCACGAAATTTCTTCGTAACTCTCAATACACACTTCGCAAGTACTTTCAGTGTTTTATACTAACGACTAAAAAAattagaacgctgaactttaagcatttgcaTGAAATTCTGCTAAAACAAAATAGGGTCGTGTAATGTTCATAGTTTCACTcattggtcgcgttcagcagactcAACAGTTGCGGAACCGGTGAGACCTTTTCTGCTGAACGCCCTCTGGTAGCTCACCGGTGTCActgatcagacgccattttttccaccggagaAAATCAACGATCACCGGTGGAACATGTTGAGAAGCAATATGGCTGCGCCCAGTGCCAGTACGTGTTCTGCTGCCGTTGTCGCTAAAATATATTCATACGAAGGTATGACTTACGAAATTATGGATACCGAAGAAGTACAAATAAAACTGGCTTCAGGTTTGTCATTTGCTAATTAAAGGAATTTGTTACTTAAGTAGTTCATTTGAATTATACGTATACATTGTAGCCGAGTCATGAATTCTAAGATTCTCAAgagttgaaattcattctatgcTGAGAA
This window contains:
- the LOC124169747 gene encoding uncharacterized protein LOC124169747 produces the protein MWEKIASVMQARAINVSGAQCKSKVNGMKKTYKSIKDSNGRSGSGRRTWTYFDLMDGIFAEKPWVAPVMTLESDAMPEPSGLPSPTQNSRKRSRDDGVAALLESLKENREERRVQHEERRRQHEEVIARQDQYLALLKRLAEK